A genomic segment from Colletotrichum higginsianum IMI 349063 chromosome 5, whole genome shotgun sequence encodes:
- a CDS encoding Ferric reductase transmembrane component 5, which produces MLVGWFTLDLHHAALSMPTATMMQALRPPTTKQHCNEKTLKIYAVFLCGLLVLAFVARWLREICNRTPSSAASRASRDPHLFKWFHLFRKLERQADWGWFGRRSFGLIILVGIYLAGNTVFSSTNLAMYQLNHWASRFGWMCAANMALCVFFGLKNTPLAYITPISHAQLNIFHRIAGYTAVLLVLLHAIFYTIHFGRQGRWANMVKQENLEGIGAGISMLALLMGVLRHRSYEIFYVSHIVGFVAAVVLTSLHRPNWAKKLPVLMLFIATLWVADRVLRAARITYNLVNNTATFYSLPGGGTRLLLKKPGIEVAPPGAHCFLWIPRIHLFQSHPFTIVSNGPSGLELVMKSRKGFTKTVGNFAARYPRCTAWASVDGPYTSCPNTESYDKLILIAGGSGAAFTVGLMNRILSQSERPIHQSIEFVWAVKRAEQLSWFSEHLRNLSKAGSGVSVRLYVTSEDSVASPSLATYSDVESGVQPEMERSLSSKTGFANYGSISEVCDTDALLGGTDWDAVTFTRMDIEMVIGKAMGTSKSCQRVFVAACGPESLMDAVKDSADDWRSKRGFRIDVHCEDFNG; this is translated from the exons ATGCTCGTCGGCTGGTTCACTCTCGACTTGCACCACGCCGCTCTCAGCATGCCTACCGCAACGATGATGCAGGCTCTCAGGCCTCCGACCACAAAACAACATTGCAATGAGAAGACGCTGAAAATATACGCCGTGTTTCTCTGTGGCCTTTTGGTCCTTGCCTTTGTGGCTCGTTGGCTGCGCGAAATTTGCAACAGGACCCCGAGTTCGGCTGCATCTCGCGCGTCGCGAGATCCCCATCTCTTCAAATGGTTTCACCTCTTCCG GAAACTGGAGAGACAGGCAGATTGGGGGTGGTTTGGACGACGCTCCTTCGGACTCATCATATTGGTTGGCATCTACCTCGCTGGTAACaccgtcttctcctcgacaAATCTGGCCATGTATCAACTGAACCACTGGGCATCTAGATTCGGATG GATGTGTGCGGCGAATATGGCGCTGTGTGTATTCTTTGGATTGAAGAACACGCCACTTGCATATATAACGCCTATTTCACATGCTCAGCTCAATATCTTTCACCGCATCGCGGGATATACGGCGGTGCTTCTGGTGCTTCTCCATGCCATTTTCTATACGATACACTTCGGCCGCCAGGGGCGCTGGGCAAACATGGTGAAACAAGAAAACCTGGAGGGTATCGGCGCTGGAATTTCCATGTTGGCCTTGCTCATGGGGGTTCTTAGACACCGAAGCTACGAGATCTTCTACGTCAGTCACATCGTCGGTTTCGTGGCTGCCGTCGTGTTGACATCGCTGCACCGGCCGAACTGGGCGAAGAAACTCCCCGTGCTGATGCTGTTCATCGCCACACTCTGGGTGGCAGATCGCGTACTTCGGGCCGCGAGAATCACCTACAACCTCGTCAACAACACTGCTACTTTCTACTCACTTCCCGGCGGAGGAACGCGACTACTTCTAAAGAAGCCAGGCATCGAGGTCGCTCCCCCAGGCGCTCATTGCTTTCTGTGGATCCCGAGAATTCACCTCTTCCAAAGTCATCCATTCACAATCGTCAGTAACGGCCCTTCTGGCTTGGAGTTGGTAATGAAGTCACGGAAGGGCTTTACCAAGACAGTCGGCAACTTCGCGGCCCGCTACCCTCGCTGTACTGCTTGGGCTTCAGTAGACGGCCCATATACATCATGCCCGAATACAGAGAGTTACGACAAGCTGATTCTTATTGCCGGCGGAAGTGGAGCAGCGTTCACAGTTGGTCTCATGAATCGCATCCTGAGCCAGTCGGAACGGCCTATACACCAGTCTATCGAGTTTGTGTGGGCTGTGAAGCGTGCAG AGCAATTGAGCTGGTTCTCCGAGCATCTCCGCAATCTTTCGAAAGCTGGGTCAGGTGTGAGTGTGAGGCTCTATGTCACGAGCGAGGATTCGGTGGCAAGCCCGAGTCTTGCCACATACTCTGACGTTGAATCTGGGGTCCAACCCGAAATGGAGAGAAGCCTTTCTTCGAAGACAGGTTTTGCCAACTATGGGAGTATCTCGGAGGTATGTGATACGGACGCACTTCTGGGCGGAACCGACTGGGATGCTGTCACATTCACGAGAATGGATATTGAAATGGTGATTGGAAAAGCTATGGGGACATCAAAAAGTTGTCAAAGAGTTTTTGTGGCGGCTTGCGGTCCAGAATCACTCATGGATGCCGTGAAGGATTCGGCGGACGATTGGCGGAGCAAGCGAGGCTTCAGGATAGATGTCCACTGCGAGGACTTCAACGGTTGA
- a CDS encoding Major facilitator superfamily transporter — protein MGRSSPNELDKSKPGPAQPTCEETPLLQEHASSPDSAKSRSVSWASIPGKWQLAVLVMARLAEPLSERSLTSYLFYQLQWLNPDLDPAEIPKQAGYLTAVFAAAQCLTSVWWGHAADNPSLGRKRVLTIGLVGSAMSALGMAFSTSLYAAFFFRFCAGALNGNIGVLRTMVSEIVVDKRYQPRAFLLLPMCFNVGVIIGPLLSGFLADPVHTLPRLFGPDSLFGGAHGVQWMRDFPYALPNLFCAVILGTATLGIILGLDETHPQLKHQPDAGRRLGKHIMHTILRRVPGYNDDPGAVGIPSASVQGPIDEEVGALPIKPKRKIRAPFSAILTRQVCLNMLQRFLQSLHVSAFNSIFFSLLPTPRAENNNFHTPFRFTGGLGLSSEKIGLANTTIGMIGIPLQLILYPRLISMLGVRQSYRVFLPLSIVAYFSLPYLVLLPDDAVLIWTCLSAVLTMHVLSRTFVNPATMLLVNDSAPSPNLLGTVHGLASSISSAGRIMGPTAGGAMLSWGLTHDLVGLPLWLLGVLAVINWAVLWWIDDVSMSH, from the exons ATGGGCCGCTCATCACCCAACGAGCTGGACAAGTCCAAGCCCGGTCCAGCACAACCAACATGCGAGGAAACGCCTCTCCTCCAAGAACATGCGAGCAGCCCAGACTCGGCAAAGTCTCGTTCTGTCTCATGGGCTTCGATCCCTGGGAAGTGGCAGCtggccgtcctcgtcatggCCCGTCTGGCCGAGCCGTTGAGCGAACGGTCTTTGACGTCCTACCTCTTCTATCAACTGCAATGGCTCAACCCGGACCTCGACCCTGCCGAGATTCCCAAGCAAGCCGGTTACCTCACTGCCGTGTTTGCAGCGGCGCAGTGCCTCACGTCTGTCTGGTGGGGGCATGCCGCGGACAACCCGAGTCTGGGCCGCAAGCGCGTCTTGACGATTGGGCTTGTCGGCTCGGCCATGTCTGCGTTGGGCATGGCTTTCTCGACGTCTCTATACgctgccttcttcttccggtTCTGTGCCGGCGCTCTTAATGGGAACATCGGTGTTCTCAGGACTATGGTCTCTGAGATTGTCGTTGACAAGCG GTACCAACCTCGAGCATTTCTTCTATTGCCCATGTGCTTCAAcgtcggcgtcatcatcGGGCCACTTCTGAGTGGATTCCTCGCCGATCCTGTTCATACTCTCCCACGCCTTTTCGGACCAGACTCGCTCTTCGGCGGTGCTCATGGTGTTCAATGGATGAGGGATTTCCCATATGCGCTTCCCAACTTGTTCTGTGCAGTCATTCTGGGAACTGCAACTCTCGGGATCATCTTGGGTCTCGACGAAACGCATCCGCAACTGAAGCATCAGCCGGATGCTGGACGTAGGTTGGGCAAGCACATTATGCATACGATTCTGCGACGGGTGCCGGGCTACAACGACGATCCAGGAGCCGTTGGTATTCCGTCCGCCTCGGTTCAAGGGCCTATAGACGAGGAGGTTGGTGCATTGCCGATCAAGCCAAAGAGGAAGATCCGGGCCCCGTTCAGTGCCATCTTGACGAGACAAGTCTGCCTCAACATGCTGCAACGGTTTCTTCAATCCCTGCACGTCTCGGCATTCAactccatcttcttcagccTCCTACCGACGCCCAGGGCGGAAAACAACAACTTCCACACGCCCTTCCGCTTcaccggcggcctcggcctctccAGCGAGAAGATCGGGTTGGCCAACACGACGATAGGCATGATCGGGATACCTCTACAGCTGATTCTCTATCCGAGGCTGATCAGCATGCTTGGTGTCAGGCAATCCTACCGCGTCTTCCTGCCACTCAGCATCGTCGCGTACTTCTCGCTGCCCTATCTCGTACTGTTGCCAGACGATGCCGTCCTGATCTGGACGTGCCTGTCGGCCGTGCTGACGATGCACGTCTTGTCTCGAACGTTTGTCAACccggcgacgatgctgcTTGTCAACGACTCGGCCCCGAGCCCGAACCTGCTCGGGACGGTACACGGTCTGGCATCCAGCATCTCGAGCGCAGGTCGGATAATGGGACcgacggccggcggcgcgatGCTTAGCTGGGGCCTTACCCACGACCTCGTGGGCTTGCCTCTGTGGCTGTTGGGGGTTTTGGCGGTGATCAACTGGGCTGTTCTCTGGTGGATCGACGACGTGAGCATGTCTCACTAA
- a CDS encoding ABC multidrug transporter, which translates to MDATCICSSIQLLAKGHDEDSARALIPALNCHLEDLRRLLAQSKSLSRDVRYRVTPRNERTGRVLSVTSAHIAPVNRIRELFGDTVGEFWVSSDGRVSTELRRRLACVVIFLRSKLSSQASVPPQLAGIFHKNYNYTDIRNCGSKYLQIARKLGGLGSILWLPLDIPSSTYERYLNLDDEEVFHHLASLTPRYEDYTALVQRLILSQLLDPTLPPSYLNLFAGYADILPAPDQLLLLLHALGGSDIPEKLLKSVRLPQRRWDSNGEIQTVTAAEFGLPSELINILSDQIHLSRAAKSPYIIRSALDDTTIVWSLCPDYASILSRILHPRTADELGDTALKLICYVCPPCYEGNTDWSPVLKQAVWPIVQRVTKRHKIPPSLRVQVLETLLFFGERDSVAIRRVAVEQAKGLLRKSMPYYLHASVALFRSTLHRVDADFAKSESYIRDFTWRGPRPTTRRDHALQGRLHISQMENKIKCYDNDVPSSIYGWKADQPLSALDIEVTFRLQSTAARFFQSVGDFGAARDSLEQILSLDTTKPIRGSTRRVLVGRLADTYCEMGDCAAAAEMVRAELDNMNDSQSLRREFRRLMLASAEANIGLEKLGAAESALEELEGATLPRPDNLHDQQLHMRALLAAARIAHSGTDRGWAVLRWKSALEEVQRMHTLGSGGGFTAAVIHVSLAHAQLAAGDGEGGRRSWATGMELMRSQTCEYWLPVVPTAWLQRIAREVHDSQGWLFRMKLPGARCDITWT; encoded by the exons ATGGATGCCACCTGCATCTGCAGCTCGATTCAACTCTTGGCCAAGGGACACGACGAGGACAGCGCCAGGGCCTTGATCCCTGCTCTAAACTGCCACCTGGAAGatctgcgtcgtcttctGGCCCAGTCAAAATCGCTCTCCCGCGATGTCCGGTATCGAGTCACACCGCGTAATGAGCGAACAGGCAGGGTGTTGTCTGTGACATCAGCCCACATCGCGCCCGTGAACAGGATACGCGAGTTATTCGGCGATACTGTTGGTGAGTTTTGGGTATCTTCAGACGGCCGTGTCAGCACCGAGCTGCGTCGACGACTTGCGTGCGTTGTGATATTCCTTCGGTCCAAGTTGAGCTCCCAAGCTTCAGTGCCCCCTCAACTCGCCGGAATATTTCATAAAAACTACAACTATACCGACATTCGAAACTGTGGGAGCAAGTATCTCCAGATCGCTCGGAAGCTCGGTGGCCTCGGATCGATCCTCTGGCTTCCGCTGGACATCCCATCCTCAAC CTACGAGAGATACCTAAACTtggacgatgaggaggtaTTCCATCATTTGGCTTCTCTCACCCCTCGGTACGAAGACTATACAGCTCTTGTGCAGCGTCTCATATTAAGCCAACTACTTG ATCCGACGCTGCCACCCTCGTATCTGAATCTTTTTGCCGGGTACGCAGATATACTGCCGGCCCCAGACCAGCTATtactcctcctccatgcACTCGGCGGCTCTGACATTCCAGAGAAGCTTCTGAAGAGTGTCCGTTTGCCGCAGAGGAGATGGGACAGCAATGGAGAGATCCAGACCGTCACCGCTGCCGAGTTTGGTCTCCCATCGGAGCTCATCAACATACTGTCTGATCAAATTCATCTTTCTCGCGCCGCGAAAAGCCCGTACATCATCAGAAGCGCCCTTGATGACACTACCATTGTGTGGTCTCTTTGTCCCGACTATGCGTCGATTTTGTCGCGCATCCTACATCCTAGAACGGCCGATGAGCTCGGAGACACAGCCTTGAAACTCATTTGCTATGTTTGCCCCCCCTGCTACGAGGGCAACACAGACTG GTCACCTGTGCTCAAACAGGCTGTTTGGCCGATAGTGCAGAGAGTCACAAAACGACACAAAATACCACCGTCACTCAGAGTCCAAGTCCTTGAGACCCTTCTCTTCTTTGGGGAAAGAGATTCGGTTGCTATACGTCGTGTTGCCGTCGAGCAGGCCAAAGGACTCCTGCGGAAGTCAATGCCATATTATCTCCACGCTTCCGTTGCACTCTTCCGCAGCACCCTCCATCGCGTCGACGCAGACTTCGCCAAATCGGAGTCGTACATACGCGACTTCACCTGGCGTGGACCCCGTCCGACCACCCGCCGGGACCACGCGCTCCAGGGACGCCTTCACATTTCCCAGATGGAGAACAAGATCAAGTGTTACGACAACGACGTGCCGTCATCCATCTACGGCTGGAAGGCCGACCAGCCGCTGTCGGCCCTGGACATCGAGGTCACGTTCCGGCTCCagagcacggcggcgcggtTCTTCCAGTCGGTCGGAGATTTTGGCGCGGCCAGGGACTCCTTGGAGCAGATCCTGTCCCTCGACACGACCAAGCCGATACGCGGCAGCACGCGCCGCGTCTTGGTCGGCAGACTCGCCGACACATACTGCGAGATGGGGGATTGTGCGGCTGCTGCCGAGATGGTCCGCGCAGAGCTGGACAACATGAACGACTCTCAAAGCCTGCGTCGCGAGTTTCGACGGCTGATGCTCGCCTCGGCGGAAGCCAACATCGGACTCGAAAAGCTGGGCGCGGCGGAGTCggcgctcgaggagctggaggggGCCACGCTTCCCAGGCCGGACAACCTGCACGACCAGCAACTACACATGCGcgcgctcctcgccgccgctcgcATCGCTCACTCCGGGACGGACCGCGGCTGGGCTGTGCTGCGGTGGAAGTCTgcgctcgaggaggtccAGCGCATGCACACCCTCGGGTCGGGGGGCGGGTTCACAGCGGCGGTGATCCATGTGTCTCTGGCCCacgcccagctcgccgccggtgacggggAGGGCGGTCGACGGTCGTGGGCTACGGGGATGGAGCTTATGAGGAGCCAGACGTGCGAGTACTGGCTCCCCGTCGTGCCCACCGCATGGTTGCAAAGGATCGCCAGGGAGGTTCATGATTCGCAGGGTTGGCTGTTCCGCATGAAACTGCCTGGCGCGAGGTGTGACATCACATGGACTTGA